The window AAATTTGTAACTGGatattgcaatttttttttattaatttctcgAAGCCAGCGTGAGTTTCACTTGTgtgtttctttttatttttttattcatttaattatatttaattattatgtgAAATATAAATGGATAATTGAATAGAAGTAATTAAAGTGGtgaaatgattttatttaaatgaaaataaaatataaattaaagtgaCAGTATGATCTAGAAATATTTGATCGGTGTGATATTTGATTGTGAAATATGAGATATTTGATTAGAGAAATATTTGAATGATTGTATGGATTAGGAGGTCCACAAATATTTAAAGGAAATATCCTTCTTATTTGTTGATGGCCTTACTGTAAAAATGATCCAGAAGAAGACAATAAAATCTGGAGGCTGCCAAACCATAGGACTAGTATAGGAACTAGAGGCTCTGGCCAAAACATAGGCATAATCGTTTGCTTGTCGTCGAGTAAAAACAACTGAGAAATCGTACTCGTTTATGATTAACTCTTTACATTGGTGCACGATATAATCCAAATCATTCTGTCAGTATGTGAATATGCTCCTAATAACATAGTGATCCATTCCCCAATGATGTTGTGCAATCATATTCCAATCCCCACTACCAGAAGATGTCATTATATCATACACCCTCAGTAGAGCTTGACTTGATGATGGGACTCGTGATAGGTTTGAAACGTTTTGGTCTAGGAATCCAAGGATCTTTAAACGCGCTAACATTCCTACTAGAAGCAATTCTCCAACGAATTCCTTTATCTAGTAACTCTTACCCCCACAACACACTTTTCCAAGCAAAAGATGAATTATGTCCCCTTGATGCATCAAGAAATTTGCTAGAATGGAAATATTTAGCCTTGAAAATTCTAGCAACAAGTGTATCTGGATGAGATAGAACCCGCCAAGCTTGTTTTGCAGACACAGCTTGATTAAAGTTATTCAAGTCACGACACCACACAGCCCCTCCATTTAATTTCGACAGACACAGAAGACTCCATTTCTTCAAGTGAATCCGCTTCTCTTGTTTGAGTTCGCCCCagcagtaatcagtaatcatcGTCTGTATTTGCTTACACAAAACATCTGGGAGTCTAAACACGCTCATTGTGTATGCTGGAATAGCATAGGCAACTGCTTTAATGATAACTTCTCGTCCACCAGCGGAGATTAAcatttttttcctttaaacTGCCGAAACTTCTCTTTTTTACTTCTTCCTACAAATGCCGAGAGTCCCAGATAGGCCTCATGAGACTCAACATGATTCATCTCCAATGTATTTAATGCCATGACTTTCATTTCGCAGGTCTTGTTGGGGATGAAAGTAATGCTGGACTTCTGTATATTGATCATTTGGCCCGTGTCATCCGCAAAAAGAAGATGGTAATTCCCGGGGCCGTCCTCACACAACGAATACCCCCGGCCGTATATTACCCTGAATTGCACTACCTCGAATAAGTGAAGATAAGCCTTGTGTTCGGAGCAAAAAGAGACGAGGGGACAAAGGGCAGCCCTGTCGAAGCTCTCTAGTTAGTAGGTCTGAATACGTACACCTGAACAATAATCCCAAATTCTGTCAATCCATTTATCCGAAAATCCAATTCTACTCATAACAGCACACAAATAATTCCATTCAACCCTCTCATAAGCTTTTTGATTGAGCTCCATCTGCCCATGATTATACTTTATACCCACTATTATCTTCTCACGCAAAGCTCTGCGGCTTCCGTACGTGCTCATTACATCACCTGTAACTATTGCCAAACCttgcaaaaaaaataatactaccCGAATGTGATGCCAGTACTCAAACAACTGTGTGTGTTATTGCTTGATATGACTAGTAAATATATAGATAAGGGAAAAATTCATGCTAGAACGTATTCATCTGGTGGTATTTGGTGCAGATTTTTCATAGAAGAAAATGTAGAATGGTGATGAAATAGCTAGCGCTACGATGATGACCAATGAGTGCCTTGGTAGTCTGTCAGGACCTTTCGTATCCCCATCGTTTTCTAGTTAATTGTTACCTTTTACTTTAAAGTTTATTCCATATGATTACAAGCGATTATATAGCTATGTAGGggttgaaagattttgaaatgaatttgaaatttgtaCTATTGTTCTATAGATTAAAATGAAAACGAAAACGAAAACGAAAACGAAACAGTCAATTTTAAATCTTTTGGCTGCCCAAGGAATTATATATTCAACTTCTATAATATGTTGTTTTGGGATTTGAATCTCGAGATTGTCAACAAAATCCATCATTCCAGAGGCAACCTAAATCTCCAAAGTAATTCTCGATTGTTAGTGCTTGTGCAATATAGTATGTGTACTGTGTCGAGGGATATATATTTTCACTCGAATATTCAAGTCAGAGGGACTCTAGTGAGTTTTATCATTTTTACGGATATGAATGGTTTTTGATTTTGTCACTTTGTTTTAGGGAGGACTGCCAATTATCGATTCTGACAATATTGATGTTTTGCGGGTAAAGATTCTTGTTGTGGAgggtaaacaaatcaaaccgTTCGCAAGTTATTCGGAGCTCGGTCCAATAAAAAACttgtttgagttcgtttgttaatcatatcaagcCAAGTTCAAGCTCGATTTCAGGCTCgataatttaatcaaaccaagctcaagcctaagtATATTCGACTCGTGAGCTTGCAAACATGCTATTCGTGCTCGAGCTTGTTCAAGTGGCTTGTAAGCTCAAGCTTGGTTCGtttgttgagttgacaaataaaaatattagtactgATAAAATTTACACTTTTGTGTGTgatttaaaattagttcatatatatatatttaatcttTATCAAACTCGAATCAAGCTTAAACTCGAGCTCAATTGTATGTTTTAAGAGCTCGAAAACTAGCCGAGCTCCAGCTAGGCTTGTTAAACATGATAAACAAGCTATTAATAaatcaagctcgagcccagcttGATTAACATGAGAAACGAACTGAGCTCGAGCTTAGTAATTTCGAGACAATTCGCATTAATATGTGCATTTTCCTTGAAACATTCTTCAATTGTAAGTTATGAAGTTCATTTTTTATGTCTCCGAATATATCATGTAGAGCACATTTGTTGAGGATTCAAGAGAATATGGACACACTCACTTGTCTGAGGTTAATCTTCTAATTACTTCCATTTGTCTCATATCCCAGGTTACTTTGATATTTCATCAAATGTCTGACTGGAGTTTCATTGCTCGTTTATTGTCACGGTACTAGATAATCAAGTCTGCAGACAGCAGATCATTTCCTGAACAAAGCAATTCTCTTAATCCACTTTTCAGCTCGCTGTCAATTTAACGTAAGTGTCTAATACACATACTTTTGCATGTATATAGTGGCAATCAGCACAGCCTGTATACGTAGACTACATGTTCAAGTGCTGCTTAATTTCTGGGTTAATTACTAGTATTTGTGGTATGATTTTTCTTTGTTAAAGTTAAATTCATGTTGGTTTGGCCTAAAAAATAATTTACTCGTATAAGTTATCAgaaaatataagtttttgtcCACGTATAATCTCATTTTGCTTATTCATGAACCCTTGTATAATCGTATTTTTGCTTGACCCTCATGGAGGTCGTATTAAATAAAATCATATGTAAATTACAACATAtcatcaaataaataaatattcaaaGGACATAAATTACGTTTAAAAATATAAGAAAGTTGTGAAacttatttcttttttttaaaaaaataataataaaactaacacttatttctaataataatataatatggtAAATAATATTCTTTAAAGGATAAAGATCTTAAATGTTTGTAtagataataaaaaatatatatttatctaagtttaaaatctaaacaaaaataaataaatcaaaataatgtatcatattactaaaataatatttttaataaaattcaaaatccaaatatatatatatatatataataataataaaattttaaatataataaatattatttaaaagaaaaaaattgatttttaaaaaataaatatggaaTATTAACCGGTTAGACTGATTACGGTTCATAGAATAAGAGATGATTTCATTTATCCTAATTTACTCTTATTCATATGACAATTTATGGAGAcaatagaaaataaaatattaatttgtatatataattgatgtgatttttCTTCATGAATGGAACAAAATTTTATTGCATCTTGCACTCCATCTTTGACAATCTTCAGAACGGATTTGATTTTTTCACATAAAACAAATGTTGTTATAATTAGTCAAAATATTCAAACTTAATAAAAGTGTAATTCCATTAGTATCACTTTCATTTGTTGTTCAATTTGACATAAATTAAATTGTGAGAAAAATCTTATCTCATGATTTCATCAATCTTAATTGGATATGTAAATATTTTGATCAAATTACCCGCGAAGCTTTTCAAGAACGTTTGGACACTTATCAAGATTATAAAAAGCCCACATACTGGAACAAGAAGCTGGCTGACGATCGATGATATCAAGAATCTCAACGTCACTCAAGTGCTCATCTGTCATTTGCATTAGCCCTTCCATCAGATAGTGAAACCATCCCAGCAAATGAATGCTTAATCTCATACAAGGCTTCTGAATTAATCTCATCTTAATTCTTTTGGTCCCCTGGCTTCGTTTTTTGGGAAATACTGTAATCACCTTAGTTTTGCTAACTTCATCTGATCCATAAAAATTCCCTCAACTTATCCATGAGTGAGGGTAGATAGATTAAATTAGCTAGCATGCATGAAGGAGTTTCAAGAAACAAAGTTAACGACCTTGAGAGCATGGTGAGATGCAGTCCCTGGAAAATGGATCGGTTGGGTTCGAATCCCATCCATCAAACCCTTAAATAAATCGTCGAGTGTATCCAAAACAGGGCCGGGCTCGAATCCAGCGAAAACTTTGGATATTTCCAAACTTTAAATTCAGAAAAGAATAAAAGACAGATTACTGCATCCCAATGCTGGATCTTTAGCACATTACTTAAGGTGGTTTGACTAACACCACAATATTATGCTAAAAAGTAAATCGCCCTTGAGCTGAATTTGTCATAGACTTGTGTTGATTTTGATAGAATTCCTTGAATATGTTCCTACAAGATAAGGAAAGTATActtttattagaaataaattcttttaaatattaaagatcaaatctagagtttaagaaactcagtattctagaaaaaaaaatttcttatgcAAAATCTTATCAAAAAGGAAAAGAATTTAGGAGATAAATTTGTTTCTTGTAAGGTAATGCACGTTTCCTTTCAATCTCTCCATTTTTGTCTTTCTGGACAAAATAATCACAAACAGATCTATTCAAGTTGATGCAACTATGTTAGGATCAGTTAATGGAGATGATGTGATTAGAATGGAGGGGCTGAATAAATACTTCAGTTTTTGTAATCttttcgaatataaatcaattctTTGAGGAACTGATTCTAAATCTTGTGTGTCAATATTTATCAGTTACTAATAGTAGTAGTGCAGAAATAaattgaaggatagattgaatATTTTTGGATAAAGTATCGATAACAGAATGAATAGAATGATGGACACAATgagttttatggatgttcagagactgCAACTCCTCCTACGCCACCTCTTGTAACACCTTTCTTCTATACTTGACAAGATTAATGATACCTATACTCATAATCAAAATATGGTTTGAACGATATATCTATAGTATGAAGCAATTCAAACAAGGGTATCAATTTGAcgatttataaaatttttggcaTATGTCCCTACATTttatgtaacgtaccgtacttttcatactcaaaatttgcggaaaaattaaaaattttcttaaacataaaataacattcgaagtttgccataaaatatctcaaccaagtcaaccataagacatggttgttcaaaataactacaaCAAATTTTCTCCCAACaggtttgctcaaagtatttccatcaaaatatgaaatcatagtaatttaacttttgcataaaacttaaacatagcggtcctcgggtttagctttccgctcagtccaagcctgccccttggtcgccacctcctgtctcctcatcaacatactcacctgcatctgatcgaacaagtcttcgattctaggcaacgggtacttattcttgatcgttaccttgttcagctctcggtaatcgatgcacagtctcattgtaacgaaccgtattctttactacttaaaatttgcggaaaaattaaaaattttcttttaaactaaatgaaatgcggaaatgaaatcaaatacggtcgtcactacatccttcatcaataaaaatatttgaaatcgacatcaccaataaaattttgctgaAAAGAAACACTGTTCCAAAAGTCTTGAAACgaaacataacatcagagtattttaaacttgcataaaaagaatcgtaaaataacgtgggcggtcctcgggtttagcctaccgctcagtccaagcctgccccttggtcaccacctcctgcctcctcgtcaacatactcacctgcatcgatcaagtctagtgagtctaaagactcaacacgtaaaaactggaataacgagtactacataataaaatcacatgcaactttaaaataggacatacataacttgaaacttgaacttgcgtattaaaacttgaacatacgtacatacatacttcgacgtgccataacttaaacttttcataaacatgctgcatacttgaacatacttgaacattcATAACTTCaacattttgcgtagaggatgtttcaaagcaagtgacccgtaacataaatgagcctgatcagactataccacagtactgggctggcagggacgtatccactgccgcatacataagatccccgttcataatttaacgggctggtttgtccccgttcataatttaacgcttttcaaccacgatctaacccgttcataatttaacggacggattggtccccgttcataatttaacgctttccaatcctaacataatttggtcacaagacatttagcatacctccaaaacttaaaatattttcttgcacgtcatacctacttacttggcgttgagggattcgttggacttcgactggggccgttgctgctgTACATACTAGcttgaatttgcatacttaacttgcataacttaacgtagaaattgcacttactctcaagttcaatcattacttaggacattctaaaattcccatgacttGACATTGTTGAACATTGCACTAAATcaagacatcaaacctcaaagtaTAGCATGATAATTCTTAAAActcaagtacacggaccccgtgcccaggtccggctccgggtccgtgtaggtgcggtGAATTGCCTCATGAAGAAaagggaaggcacggaccccgtactgaggtccgggtgggggtccgtgtaggtgcgcaAAAGTGAAACTCGAGAGGAAatgaggacacggaccccgtgctagggtccgtgtaagggtccgggtGTCTACGCAAAAATGGCTGTTCgaaggaaacaaaggcacggaccccgtgtcaaggTCCGTGTATAGGTCCGTGTGGCCTCGAATTTTCTGAACCTGCGAGGAAAACTTACACAatgtctattctcccaatcAAACAGCAAATGGAACAAAATTAGACAATTTGAGACCATCCTGAGACACCATAGCATTGAACTAAACTCGTACGAACACCCAAAACAACGCCGTTCCCCTACTATACATACAATTCAagaaacgtggcaattgacaccgAACGCTTCCTACGACTTTTAATGTACTCGAGTGCCTAACGACACTAAAGGACATACCCAACACCAACCCAAGCATCATAttaatcatacctagacgcagcaccgatcacccgtcgatccccaacgaagcctgcaacaaataaacttcgagAACACaatttttcgtaaaagtcgcagtttgagcagtcccacgaaaaacatcataactcactcaattttcatccaaaaatctcgaattttatatcaaatcgaaggcatcgaaaagttatacgattttctagttgaaaggtttctcaaaatctttactgaAAGTTCGCAGTTTTGACCAGAACAGCAAAAACgggatttttagatctaaaaaggaCTCCGAAAGCGATTTAaacgtgattgctcaaacttctacacaacatacacatggttttacacataaataacaacgcacgcataatatgacatgatcgatgcatcaagaacagaatatacgtgccttttgatattaaaataccgtgacgacgataccaaagcggagacggtgcgaggctcgatccgggacgtacgtggcgctaaaatccttGAAGAAAGCACACGAAAATATGCTGGAATAATTcagaggagggggcggctgTTTCTTAcacaagaaccctaggttttctttttaaaatctgaaaataaacttgtaggtgtgtgttgtgtgttttagtgtgtgtaaaaacgtgtttagtgtgtgtgagtgtagaaaacgtgtgtgtgatttaattaggagaaatctagtgctaaattaactaattaaaatactaattaaaagttaacactcactaatttaatcaaactctacaattaaaatgattacacaccaattttaaaaattttaaactcttaaatcactaaatacattataatgctttaacatattaaaacttAACAACTTATTAAAAATGCcccatccttaacttaaaataaaataccatattttaaattaccaacatcgtcaccggtcttttcctcgaccCCGCTTCGAAtagtcgcctgaaacatgaaactcgaaaaacattttaacgtgcatcacaataaacatgaattatttaaaataatgcatttcataatttatgcatggcataaaactcatttaaaataaattaaatgatttaatagttaaataaatacatgggtcatacgtgtactgaatttgggcactacagttcctcccccacttatataaatttcgtcctcgaaattaagtcttaccgaacaactccgggttgcgaagtctcatatctgcttctgactcccaagtggcctcttccactgattggttcagccactgaactttgactagcttagtcactttgttccggagtctgcgctcctgtctgtcgagaatttgagtcggtctttcctcataagacaaatctggagcaagctgcaaaggcTCATAACTTAGAATGTgtgaaggattagccaaatatttccttagcatcgagacatggaacacattgtgtaccccggccagattcggcggaagggctacacgataggctagtgtcccaaatctgtcaagaatctcaaacggcccaatgaacctcggactcagtttgcctctttttccgaacctcataacacctttcataggtgctattttgacgaatacgtgatcaTCAACGGCAAATTCGaggtctctcctcctcttatcggcataactcttttgacggctttgggcagtcttcatcctctcacgaatcttgaccactacgtctgcagtctgttgaactatctctggaccaagttctgtcctctcaccaacttcatcccaatgaactggtgatctgcacttcctcctatacaatgcctcgtagggagccataccaattgacgcttggaagctgttgttgtatgtgaatgataagtgcaatttattgtacttttattacttgtttttaacttgtaattttgtgattcttgagcaggttttatttgatatgttgttgtttttgttattgtagtttggaagcttagaaacgAGAGTTTGGAATGATAaagtgatgaattagaaggtgcaagGGACAAAGATACACGAAGCACTACTGCACCCGCGCCACACCAAGCGTCGCGGCCGCACTACCTGCCGAGAAGACAGCGCCCCCGCGCTGCTTACATGAGCGCCACCGCGCCAACTGccgaggcatgaccgcacccgcggtcatgcaagcgccgcacccgcgctgtcaACTCTGCAGCAAGAGATTTTTATGCGaaaggacaccgcacccgcggtccttatactgctgcacccgcggtcatgcacaaacACCATTCCGGAAATTAagaaactttgtggactttgaacaaaagaaggggaaaatggtgtgctacgtgaTGTATCTTGTCTAGAGTATAAAAGGGTCTCTTTATTATCATCTAGGGTATGGAGAGAAGCTAGgaaagggtggaggctacaaagaaaaGGATTGAAGATCCAGAAGATCATCTCCAACAAGTTCTTGAAcatttttggacaaaaacttcatacactccaaaactcttattctaagttctttctttctttatttttacttttattttgatatgtcttgtttaatatttatgtgttgttgttttattttcattattatgaactaaatcttaattctagaggtatgatggaacaaaactagaaaccatgtgttgagattcatgatttatgctatataagttgtctttattgtttatttgtgtttttccaatcttaatgctttcattttattggccatatcttgaatgatttgtatgttataaattatcacttgaaaaaggaaatttataatcaagaaagggaaaaatacatcgatggtattgATATAGTTCGAGAGGACATATTTTGCTATTGAAGCTATAAAAAGAATTTAGTGCTTGTTGttgtattatttaattattgattGTCGACGGAGATGTtgcaatcttttgttagataattagtatctacttagcactcgagagagggagtagataattatagaattcttggttaatgaataagaaggacaattataatatagctacacacaa is drawn from Primulina eburnea isolate SZY01 chromosome 10, ASM2296580v1, whole genome shotgun sequence and contains these coding sequences:
- the LOC140802830 gene encoding uncharacterized mitochondrial protein AtMg00310-like, with the translated sequence MLISAGGREVIIKAVAYAIPAYTMSVFRLPDVLCKQIQTMITDYCWGELKQEKRIHLKKWSLLCLSKLNGGAVWCRDLNNFNQAVSAKQAWRVLSHPDTLVARIFKAKYFHSSKFLDASRGHNSSFAWKSVLWG